DNA from Elaeis guineensis isolate ETL-2024a chromosome 2, EG11, whole genome shotgun sequence:
GGCCATGGCAGGAGATCGCAGAGCTTTTCCACTTCTTTGCCTCGTCTTCTGGATCTCGTCTCTACTTTCGATCTCGCTCGCTTACAGGCCGGGAGACATCGTGCCGATGAGCAAGGTGGGCCAGTaccatggggtaaaaactcgaaCTGAAACCCTCGTTTTATCTGGATTTGTTCTCGATCTGCTTCGATCTGATGTACTTTGGGAAATCTCAGTCAAGAACCGTCTGGCAAGATGTTATTGGCCGCCACTGCCCTATTTTTGCCGTTAATCGGGAGGTAATTTCTTTGGCTCTGTTTTAAGGTTTTCCTCCCTTATgatttgttctttatttatttgtttttcttttaattttgtgCACAGGCGTTGATTCCGATACCAAAACCTACTGGTTTCACTGGTGCTGATCCTTACAAGAtgcaagtctgattgaattttcgCGTTTTTCTTAATTTATCAGCATGCCATTTGAATCTGTTTCTCTTTGCCGGTCAATTTAGGGTATCTGTGCAAGAATTGATGGCTGTGTAAATTTATTTTGTATGATTTGTTGAACTTAATGCAGCACATATTAAACATGAAAGAGATAAAAGCTTCCGAGTAGGATTGAATTGGAAACAAGCATGTGAATGCGTTATCAGTTGCATATAAACCCTCTTCCTGCTATGCTTGGACCATTCATGTTCCGGTGCGTTCAGTTTTGTGATTGTAATGTTACTCCCAAGCCACTAGGAATCTTCCTGTTGGTATGAAAGAAGGTATATTATAGGACAACATGGTATCTTTGATATAGATAGATCCACATTTTGCCTAGTCACATCCTAAAATGAGATGTGGCAATAGATTATTGCATTAAAATTATACAGCAATGCAATATTATTGCCATTTCATGAATAAATAGAAGTGCATAGATTTCACAGTTTAAAGGCTGCAAAGCATGCTGTTTTGTGTGAATGAATGAACCTCTTAGAGTAGATTGCTGCTCAACCCCTTGCCTAATGCCCTTGAACATTTTCAAGAGTATGTCCTAAATTCCTCATTGTTCTTTTTACAGTATCCCAGTACAATAACAACAAGGATGATAATAATTGGCAAATTCGTTTAGTGTTTCTGAAAAATCACCCATGATTTGATTAATTATCATTAGCCATAGATGCTTCTGATTGGATCTCCAATGAGAGTGAATTGGACTAGCAACTCTAGGTGATGAAATATGCAGATTTTTACTCTAGCTcctttaaaatcatgattttaataCTGGTAttctcactaatttttttatcatatgattatttatagaatattataatacCACCAACGCCATATAACTTCTTATCTTCCACCTCAAATGAATCTCTAGCTTTCCTAGAATTGTTTTTCTTACTTCAATTCAACCAGTTGTTGCCTATTTACCTTAGTGCATGGAGCAACATGAATACATATTTCCAGTTGAGAAATAGTTCCAAGTAGCTTCTTTGCCTATGCTTTCGTTTGTTTATAACTAGTAATCTGGTTTACTTGGTTTAGAATTGGGTTGTCTTGGAAATACTCAGTCTCATATGTTGCATAATTTTGGATCCATAAGCTTAGGATGATTCACTTTTAAAGACATGGAATTATGTGTCATCAATTGCATTCTGCACATGCATTTAGCAACTTCCTTTGATCCATGGATGGTGCAAGGTTTGTTGATGACAGTAATTAATGGATTTGATTGGATAAGATTATCCCATTAAATTCTTGTGGCATTTTTTTAGGATTGCTAATATCTGTTAGTTCCATTATTTATCTTATATTTCATTATTATCCCATCCAGTTCGAGCTTATAACAGAAAAGAGTATACAGCAATTACTACCCTTGTTATCCATGCAACAAGCTCTAGTGATCTATCTCCCTCCATGCGACAAGATTTGCAGCCATGCTGCAATAATACCACTTAATTGGGAACCAAAGCAATCTATTGCAGCTGTGCTTTCTATAATGGCTTGCTCATTTGCTGGGTGCCTTGGCACCAAGTGAACTTTGCCTTCACAGTCAATTATCAGCTTGCCACATCCCTTCTGCCCATGATTGTTGTCTCCACCATGCCCACCATGAACACATGCTTTGCAATGTCTTCTTCCTGGTTTTCCCTTCCATAAGCACTGAGTTATTGGTGAAATATGATGCTAAAATGGTCAAAGGTGGGGCCCTAGTGGTGGGTGGTGAGCTAGAGGGTCATATTGTGCTCCACTGAAGCTTACATCATGTGAGATCTCTATGTTATTGAAACACACTGTAACAGAAATGAAGTAACTGACATTACTTGCTGAATCGAATCTTTGACCCACTGGAGCTAACATCATGTGAGATTTCTATGTTACTAGATCACAGTATAACATAAGTAATTGACATTACTTGCTGAATCAAGTCTTTGACTAGATTATAAGAGAAAAGTAATGACTAATTGATAGAGTTATTAAGTTATGTTAGTGACACAAAATAAATGAAGTTTTGTGAAATAGGATATAGTACTTTGAATTTTAAGGAACAAGAAATCTAATTGGACCAATAGTGGAAGGATTAAATGATGCCTCTGTATATGTTGTTGCAAGAAGGTCGGCATACTTAAATCCAACCAGTACTATGTGAGACTTAGACTGATCTATAACTATTGGTTGGCCATAGGTCAAAATTAAGACCGACCTCCAATCCATATTTGCCAGTATTATAGTTTATTTATAGAAAAAGCTATAGATGACCTGCTAGTGATTACTGCTCAAAACACCAAGGGATGTGGAAGCCAGTGATTAGCTGAGTGCATGTGGGGCCTGATTGACACCAACAAGCCCACCATGGTTGGCACCAAACCCTGACCACCACATCCTGGGTGATCTGAGTGGTAATTATTAGTGGGTGATGTGTTGCAATACTCTTTATTTATTCTTTCATTTTTCAACATCTCTTGTGTGCAATAGGTACACATACTTACGTGCATGCATGCACACATGCATGCGCGCATACGCACACATACATGCGCAATGCACACAAAAATTACATGATTTTTGGTGTATAAGCAGTTTAGAGGTAATAGATCATATCCAATAGCTTAGATCATCGATAGAAGACCTTCATCATTCGATTGAGGTCTAGCTGAATCTAAGTGGAGATCCATTGAAGTGTGGccatctctctatctctctctctctctctctctctctctctctatatatatatatatatatatatatatatatccttttatttgctttcttttgtattagTATGTTTCACAATGCACTACTTTTTTCCGATCATGTTGTTTTGTACTTTTGATGAGTAACACACATTGCCTTCCATGAATTATTGGTGTGGtaccctcctcatcctcctcctcctcctcctcctcctcctccaagggAAGAAACTAGCATACGTATATTAATGTTGGATATTTGCTTCATCCCTTTTTGATGCACCTGCTATTCCTAGGATCCATTTAGATCGAAGTTTTTCACATGTGATGATCAATCTGCAGATCGTTTCAAGTTGGTCATGAGAAATTTCATGTGCCATGGCTTTTTGTTATAAACCGCAAAAGCTCCGAAGTTCCAATGATTAATTTCCATTTGGTAAGAGTACGGCTTGTATTAAGCATTTGTTTTTTCTAGCTATAATTGTTGACTATCCTTcatatttttttccatttttcctACTTAAATATTTCCATTTTTGTTACCAAGTCAATATAGACAttggattttgaattattttatatAGGGTGAAAGGAGTAACTTTTGCACTTTGATGTGCTACAGAAGTACTCTGGGAATGATTTGCATGGCGTCACGGCTAAAGTTGTAGACATGCCTCATCATTGTATGCAATaccatcttctcttatttttctcgtcATTTCCTGCTTGCAACATTTGGGATTGTGGACCTTCTGATGCTTATTTTCTTTAATAAGTTTGAAAGAGTAGTGTGGTTCCAAAAAATACTGACTACTTATTGTACATCTTTTTAATTTTGCATAATTGTTGGCTTAAAGGATAAGCATGTATTATTATCAAGGTTTATAAACAAGATGGTTAAAGAGTTCCCTGCTTTTCACATGAGGGAGAGAGATGATTAAGTAGTTCCTTTACAGCTAACCAAAAAAGATTCTTTTACAAGAAATTTTTCATATGCAAAGTTGTATGGATACATCTTCATATCTTTACCTAACAATTTGGAATTGGTGTTGTGAATCCCTTGCCAAATGTTAGTTGCTAGAATATTCAACCTAAGGTGTTCAATTTTAAATCTTGTGTTCAATTCCACAACAACACTTCTATATAACTTATGCACAGTTCATACCAATGTTCGCTACCGAGAACCATATTAATACCAGTGTATGGCAGTGTGATCGATTCAACAGGCCTTGATATGTACTCCTtgcttcaaatattttatcaaaataaaccTTCGGTTTTTTGAGCATCAACAATCTTATTGATTCCCCTTTTCTCAAAATCATTATGCCATGCATTTGGAAAAAGTATAATACTCAAATGTGTAGATCTGGATCATGTAACATAAGCTTCTTAGGTGCTTCCTTGTAATGATTTTGAGAAAGGGGGAAATCAATATTGCTATTTATTGTGTTAGTACATACTGCATAGTGTTTGTCCTGAACCTCTTCATGTGTCATTGTGATCCATACTTGTAGTTTATTTACAACTATTGCTTATTCTTTGAGAATCTAGAGATGGTGAAGAATAGTTGAATAGGATATTGATCTTCCTGTCTGTATTGTTGATTTTAATATTAGGATACATTTTATATATAATGCTGATACATAGAGTATGACTATATATGATCTTAATCTTTGTAAATACTAACATTTCATGAATTGAATATCATACTTTTGTTGCTTTCATCATCGTAATGCTGCCTCCTCATGTCAAACTCATAATTGATGCAAATGCCAAGATTTTGTTGGTTGAGTTGGTTAGTTAGGGCTTAAGGCCAAACTATGAATATGCAAGTTAATATGTAACATTCACTTCGCATGCTTTCTGAGGGGCATACATAGTTAAGCTCCAGTAGGTTAACTGGACCATTGGAAAAGTATACATGCTGGGTTTTATGTGATAGACAAGGAATAGAAAAGGAGTTTAAGTGAAGCAAACAACAGTTGATTATGGAAACACAGCATAGTAACATATAAGGTTACTAACAAGAAGACATGCTGATGCACCTCTGGATATGGAGGCAGAGTCAGGGTTATTTAAATAGAAAttgtgaagaaagaaaaaaaaaagatctatccAAGGTTCACCGACTTAATACCAGATCCTGTATtagtaccatcctattataatgTTGATACATGGTACAATACAATAGGCAGCAAGGCATATTGAGTGTCAGTACTCATGAGATTGCGGATCTGTTCAGTACCGGTATAGTACGATATCGACCAGTATGGTAAACCCTGGTATTAATGTCTTTTAATAATGTGAATAATCTACAACCATTAAAAGCCATTtgtttttaatataaattatcaTGGGTATAAAAGGAAAGAAATTTAAGATTCTTTATATTAGATTGTCGATGTGTTATAACAATCAGTAGTGGTAGTCACAAGAAAAATGCAAGAGCTTATTGCAACCACATAATGTTGTATATATCTTTAGAGGAAAAAAGAGGAACAAAGATGGAAAAACGTAGCACTGCATATGACATTTGGCACATTGCTGtttaagatggagagagagagagacattgGTCATATCATTAATCTAAAAAGTGGACAGGTGACTCatgttagaagaagaagaagaagaagaagaggaagaagaagaagagagaaggataGACGGTAGTAGACGTCAGGAAACCCAAGCAACTATGAAAGAGAATTTTGATTAGAGAAACATAGCCAAAGATTTAATAAGAATACTTGTTTCCCAATCTACTTAGATTTTAGATGGCCAACTAGTGGTACAAAGTTACTTCGTATGGGAGCACCCCATATTGATCTAAATCTATACAGAATTACATGAATGATTCACCATCCATTTTCTCTTGTATAAATAGAATTCACAGGCtgatagatcatatatatatatatatatatattatgggtGTAAACCAGATTGAGAGGGATGGAGGGACCATAAGCTTGTAGGGTTCTGGGGGAAGAGAGGTGCATAGCTTCCCACAGCTGCCTCTAGCTATTTGGGTATCTAGTATGGTCTATTTCTAGAAGACACATGTTAGTGCATCAAAAGAAAAGGATGTGATTGCCAGAGAGAAAACGGATTTGTAATACTGTTTAGTATCAAACTGGCACATGAACCATCAGAAAATGTATGTCTCTAACTTCATGATGCAGATGTCGCTGCATATCAGGAAGTCATGTTAGAGTACCAATAATGAAGATTAAGAAACATGAGAGTTGCAAAAAGTGATTTGTTTGGGTTAATTTCTGGCTGAAGTTTTGCATGTCATGTCTCTGCTCACCGACCTGATTGGGTAGGTAGTTGATTCTGTTATGAGATTGTTGTAGTTCTTGTGGCTTCTCATTAAGGATTTTGGATCTTGGAGTAAGTGCCTTGAAGTGACTATTGTACTTCTTGATGGTTTTTGTGAAGGATTTTGGATCTTCAAGTATTGTTTTTGGGTGTTATGCTGATGGATTTTCATTAGGTAGGTGTTTGGGAGAAGATTTTGGTATTGGACATTGAAGGATTATCCATTCTCAAGGCTTCTGTATGAGAAAAAATTAAGCAAGATAATTGATACAAGAAGATTTGTGTAACATCGCATCCATTCTTTTACAAGTCTTTTGTCAAATGCATATAGACACAGTTGACAACTCAATATAAGGGACTCATTCTTTTAGTTAAGATCTTCTTCCTCATTTTAAAGGTGTTGATCATTGAGCTCATTCAATTAGTTGTTCTTTCGATTGTTTTTTACACATGTCAGCTTGAGAAACAAAGGTTAATTCTGTTTAGTATTGTGAATTTTTTTAACCAcaagatgaataatttttttctttgataatcTAATTATTTCAGCTGAACCTTTTGAAGACTAAAATATGTTTCCTAAAAAGGTGTTTATAATTTATGTTTATATGGCTAAGGTTGCCTTTAGTATTTAAAAGCATTCCTTGTTGCTCTTATCAGATGTTGAAGTTCACCAAGACATAGGCAAGAACTTTTGGGATCCAAATCATTGGCC
Protein-coding regions in this window:
- the LOC105044806 gene encoding uncharacterized protein isoform X2, producing MAGDRRAFPLLCLVFWISSLLSISLAYRPGDIVPMSKSRTVWQDVIGRHCPIFAVNREALIPIPKPTGFTGADPYKISFQVGHEKFHVPWLFVINRKSSEVPMINFHLKYSGNDLHGVTAKVVDMPHHYVEVHQDIGKNFWDPNHWPKHVLVRYTWEERSEIDVPGGFYVMFGSGLALSFIFAIYVLQSSQDKLARFVRETVAESSIHGGVAKVE
- the LOC105044806 gene encoding uncharacterized protein isoform X1, whose product is MAGDRRAFPLLCLVFWISSLLSISLAYRPGDIVPMSKVGQYHGSRTVWQDVIGRHCPIFAVNREALIPIPKPTGFTGADPYKISFQVGHEKFHVPWLFVINRKSSEVPMINFHLKYSGNDLHGVTAKVVDMPHHYVEVHQDIGKNFWDPNHWPKHVLVRYTWEERSEIDVPGGFYVMFGSGLALSFIFAIYVLQSSQDKLARFVRETVAESSIHGGVAKVE